One Turneriella parva DSM 21527 genomic region harbors:
- a CDS encoding FG-GAP-like repeat-containing protein codes for MQYLGSDDYHLAGTKLRKVNNSSYTLPGQTFTPLFTDCGRIETEPCSWVGAAENGSQVFFGSSSNSRVEAQGKNAYRIWAADKIANASGLFYTIQYLESGGEIYPERITYTYSPNSQLYKYVDFEYENLSEPQVVYSDGAPVTIRKRLKTIEVKLDRYCADLWVTTFCFGGNSFRRYSFSYAKSQGTGRDLLTAIEVRDEDDNLLPNSAVFTYSGAAVTATYQTWPAGTTEHMYNGGGSMRSYAVMSGDFNGDGITDLATIHKPQVANGWASWIALEISTKNGFRSEVWQSQAVQQMFASGGGLGHYAIVPGDFNGDGRTDFSVARKSSIGPGDIWYRAIITEYSTGTGFTTVIANNPVGKLMYDTGGETWDYRFLPADIDKNGTTDIVVIAATISPPPGWYWNGLACNVTGSIANMFISGGLMSQCPDITTSFWADNFLILRSGYGEGLGHAELWRSGAARHIYNGGGNIADYKILPVDINADGFTDIVIAKRGGGGWSTWFAVEKSTGAGFASETWPTPTASVIAQGSGDFMLLPGDFNGDGRIDIATIQQVNTVDYSNCTQQNQCTIPNLDFSSAKNIRVDLNTGTGFISQAWAAETPALMARAGNGLDFYKVLPIDYNLDGKTDLVFARSGGLGAHIEPWNGNLHVEFSTGASFTHKAQTSQLTQTMTSGGLGAEFELLAGDLNADSMPDLLIISKNRLPHSGHAGLDLSAGPVPDQMTSSQSLYGIREEISYRVSTSMPDAHRPKVGTYSNPYRLWPAPQNLVTEHKLLANRLLQSHSAYEYRYAKAYIERTSATRYLGFAETTEHDRLRGRRKEIQWFQEPGYALKPKAVAIYSTSGKLLQLDTYSPPLWLLEHWQQLHPTEELPEMSSALTAVTQTIGDSPYLTIKSVEPVPTSFELENPKTRLFFHRDGEIRYKSIVAYQDNHVTSKMTQPIEDSDAQLRPSRFSDFSAINETLDWRQIIVPSDGRPFERVAYAFNSGPFDKPRTISRSLGRFVPLNGSGTISRNIATQYLYNSAGQISTEYSLNTGASKHIYYDMQYGQFPLSTTECGSRDQENQPGNCIASSSAYDPRFGKVIFTGNYDHGFATTKYDTQGRSVEELRYDNHGRILRKATTTYNEDSEGKTLKVCQYFGASFEQVSCNLTRTDIMGREMLRVSPAAQGAENSQTYSAVKIEYDTLFRKSRESLPFFSDQEGNGSPTAWLVYEYDEQDRIISVRAANGSTTRMEYNQPFESCEGESYCTPPLGVASRVTTIEPNGKRKDIYKNAQGKPLRIVDGARSASPLVTTFDYFENGKIKTIRSPQDTITYEYDHLAGLVTKISSQKNGIESLEYDYVGAALGETGKGGFMKPSRIARYGFGQTPNAGIGTTFEYDDWGRIKEKRDYIGPDNIGGFTEQTTFAYGETASTYGANRLTSVSHLTRTNGSFWQDKPSLVEGSNTIKKRFHYDALGNTVGTVVDIFDNISNLSNALPYHAITTTDFDELGRKKSVTYPDMAVSEFQYAGATSLVTAINHEGIAIAHYSDYNPAGKFTRSQLANGVKHEYAFDAQTQMLSHLKVFSAGNQILADLGYLFDGHGNLTQITDSVMPEASYTYAYDIHNRLKTAARGDGEHFSYAFDNLGNLTQKEYTRNVYAPNTTHLVRSDIASPTAEAMTITATHDDQGNLIRKTSNALSQNFIYNGHNMLAYAEETAGKFAGQAVQFLYDETGQRYKKILLPRCTGGPENFQCPRTADNPRVETYYFGGIEVRQLAKYDAQGNQPEWTTQKQRFIFGPSGDRLAMVVDEVKGGMLAMTSDARFYVAQANLANMNTMSGLAQFTGYLAVAYTLEAKTFILANKRLLMLVALAICLAVFFILMLHYERDAFGAARRTLALAFASAFLTANCARTNPALQAPGYASLDEGAVMSELLAGVPPGMHFYHQNHLQSAVLITDSRGDEEMRIHYLPFGEIDQNLTGKLNLETGELEKSTAQVAMGSVAARYTDQTLDYEVGLMYYNARYYDPQLGVFTSADSVIPDGGDPMAYNRHAYVRGNPIMYNDPTGHWWFVPFLIGAIIGGIAAGTGGNFAGWVNRTVEFNWGAAVKGALAGGLAAVTGAWVTTAVAAAAPLAAQGTYALAVTQGMTAGYAAGFVGGAANAWLNEASFWDGIAQGMVGGSIGLFSGLVLASVAYGWDAMRAKDYAANLTELDELQAQMNLREGYELCASERAGCGMVSLDDVEWAPIYENSNGPTKLPFKKSQITFKYADPDYPSHRGIDYGKPTGVPVPSTTDGQGFIGVSERYGLHLRVVHARGESMYAHLSQVNVQHGARVSMNQVIGRTGNTGWDFVSNVRVGRHLHYGVRIRGVLVNPAP; via the coding sequence ATGCAGTATCTCGGTAGCGACGATTATCATCTCGCTGGCACGAAGCTGCGAAAAGTCAACAATAGCAGCTATACGTTACCCGGCCAAACGTTTACGCCGCTCTTTACCGATTGTGGCCGCATCGAAACAGAACCATGCAGTTGGGTAGGCGCCGCCGAAAATGGCTCGCAAGTCTTTTTTGGTTCGAGCAGCAACAGCCGAGTTGAAGCACAAGGCAAGAACGCTTACCGCATTTGGGCCGCAGATAAGATCGCAAATGCCTCAGGCCTCTTTTACACTATACAGTATCTCGAGTCCGGTGGTGAAATCTATCCTGAAAGAATTACCTATACATATAGCCCAAACAGCCAACTCTACAAATATGTTGATTTTGAGTACGAAAACTTATCTGAGCCACAGGTTGTTTACAGCGATGGGGCACCGGTTACAATTCGAAAGAGACTGAAAACAATCGAAGTAAAATTGGATAGATACTGTGCGGACCTCTGGGTGACGACATTTTGTTTCGGCGGCAATTCATTTCGGCGGTACTCTTTCAGTTATGCAAAGAGCCAGGGGACAGGCCGAGATTTGCTAACAGCGATCGAAGTTCGCGACGAAGACGATAATCTTTTGCCAAACAGTGCTGTTTTCACATACTCAGGCGCTGCTGTAACAGCAACCTATCAGACGTGGCCCGCTGGGACAACCGAGCACATGTACAATGGCGGCGGCAGCATGCGCAGTTATGCCGTAATGTCAGGTGACTTCAACGGAGATGGTATCACTGACCTTGCGACGATCCATAAACCCCAAGTCGCCAACGGCTGGGCAAGCTGGATTGCGCTGGAGATATCAACGAAAAACGGCTTTCGATCTGAGGTTTGGCAATCTCAGGCCGTGCAACAGATGTTCGCAAGCGGCGGTGGCCTAGGCCATTATGCGATAGTACCTGGTGATTTCAACGGTGACGGTCGAACGGATTTTTCAGTCGCACGAAAAAGTTCTATTGGCCCGGGCGATATCTGGTACCGAGCAATTATCACCGAATACTCAACGGGAACTGGTTTTACCACAGTGATCGCCAATAACCCGGTCGGTAAGTTGATGTATGACACCGGAGGTGAGACCTGGGATTATCGGTTTTTGCCAGCCGATATCGACAAAAACGGGACAACCGACATTGTCGTAATTGCGGCCACCATTTCGCCACCACCGGGCTGGTACTGGAATGGATTGGCTTGTAACGTTACCGGTTCAATTGCAAACATGTTCATTTCTGGTGGCTTGATGTCGCAATGCCCTGATATCACAACGAGCTTTTGGGCAGATAATTTTCTGATTCTGCGGAGTGGTTATGGCGAAGGCCTCGGCCACGCCGAACTTTGGCGATCTGGCGCTGCTCGGCACATATACAATGGCGGGGGCAATATTGCCGATTACAAGATTTTGCCAGTTGATATTAACGCCGACGGTTTTACCGACATTGTGATTGCCAAGCGCGGTGGGGGTGGCTGGTCAACATGGTTTGCCGTTGAAAAATCAACTGGCGCAGGTTTTGCCTCAGAGACTTGGCCAACGCCGACTGCGAGCGTCATTGCTCAAGGTTCTGGCGACTTTATGCTTTTGCCAGGCGACTTCAACGGCGACGGACGCATTGACATTGCGACGATACAGCAGGTGAATACGGTAGATTATTCAAACTGCACGCAGCAGAACCAATGTACGATCCCTAATTTGGATTTCTCATCGGCTAAAAATATTCGCGTTGACCTCAACACGGGTACAGGCTTCATTAGTCAGGCTTGGGCTGCCGAAACACCAGCGCTCATGGCCCGCGCTGGCAATGGATTAGATTTCTACAAGGTGTTGCCAATCGACTATAATCTTGATGGCAAGACTGATTTGGTATTCGCACGGAGTGGCGGGCTAGGTGCGCACATCGAGCCGTGGAACGGCAATTTGCACGTAGAATTCTCTACCGGCGCCAGCTTTACCCATAAGGCGCAAACTTCTCAATTAACCCAGACCATGACAAGTGGTGGCCTCGGCGCGGAATTTGAGCTTTTGGCGGGCGATCTAAATGCCGACAGCATGCCTGACTTACTGATTATTTCGAAAAACAGACTGCCGCATTCGGGACATGCAGGGCTCGACTTGAGTGCAGGCCCTGTACCAGATCAGATGACCTCAAGCCAATCGCTCTATGGTATTCGTGAAGAAATTAGCTATCGGGTTTCGACTTCGATGCCAGATGCACACCGACCCAAAGTCGGCACGTATTCAAACCCATATCGCCTGTGGCCTGCACCACAGAATCTGGTAACTGAACATAAGTTATTGGCGAATCGTTTACTTCAAAGCCACTCGGCTTACGAATATCGGTATGCCAAAGCGTACATTGAACGTACCAGTGCCACCCGGTATCTGGGTTTCGCCGAAACGACCGAACACGATCGTCTGCGCGGCCGCCGCAAAGAAATTCAGTGGTTTCAAGAACCAGGTTATGCTTTGAAACCCAAAGCCGTCGCGATATACTCAACGTCAGGCAAACTTTTACAACTAGATACTTATTCGCCGCCTCTATGGCTGCTTGAGCATTGGCAGCAGTTACACCCGACAGAAGAGCTACCTGAAATGTCATCGGCCCTCACTGCCGTGACACAAACAATCGGCGACAGTCCCTATTTGACTATAAAGAGCGTAGAACCAGTACCAACTTCGTTTGAACTTGAAAACCCGAAGACGCGGTTGTTTTTTCATCGCGATGGCGAAATTAGATACAAATCGATTGTGGCGTACCAAGATAATCACGTGACAAGTAAAATGACGCAGCCAATCGAAGACAGTGACGCGCAACTTCGCCCCTCAAGGTTTTCAGATTTTTCGGCAATCAATGAGACATTGGATTGGCGACAAATTATTGTCCCGAGCGATGGCAGACCTTTCGAGCGGGTTGCCTATGCTTTCAACTCGGGGCCCTTTGACAAACCACGCACAATAAGTCGGTCACTTGGCCGGTTCGTGCCTCTAAATGGCAGCGGCACGATATCGCGGAATATTGCAACTCAATACCTCTATAACTCTGCGGGTCAAATATCTACAGAATATAGTCTCAATACGGGCGCTTCAAAGCACATATATTACGATATGCAGTACGGCCAATTTCCGTTATCGACAACTGAATGCGGTAGCCGAGACCAGGAAAATCAACCGGGTAACTGCATCGCTTCAAGCAGTGCATATGACCCACGCTTTGGCAAGGTGATTTTCACTGGCAATTATGATCATGGTTTCGCGACGACCAAGTATGACACCCAGGGTCGCTCTGTTGAAGAACTGCGGTACGACAACCATGGTCGCATTTTGCGCAAGGCTACGACGACGTACAATGAAGACAGCGAAGGCAAGACTTTGAAAGTATGCCAATACTTTGGCGCCTCATTTGAACAGGTTTCGTGCAATCTGACGCGCACTGACATCATGGGCCGTGAAATGCTACGTGTTTCGCCTGCAGCGCAAGGTGCTGAAAATTCGCAGACCTATTCGGCTGTCAAAATCGAATACGATACACTATTCCGCAAATCAAGGGAATCACTGCCATTCTTTTCTGATCAAGAAGGCAACGGTTCGCCAACCGCATGGCTTGTGTACGAATACGACGAACAAGATCGAATCATAAGCGTTCGCGCGGCCAACGGCAGCACGACTCGCATGGAATACAACCAACCTTTCGAAAGTTGTGAAGGCGAAAGTTATTGCACACCGCCTCTTGGCGTGGCTTCGCGCGTGACAACGATTGAACCCAATGGCAAACGAAAAGATATCTATAAGAACGCGCAGGGTAAACCTCTGCGCATTGTCGATGGTGCCCGTAGCGCATCACCCTTGGTCACAACATTCGATTACTTTGAGAATGGTAAGATTAAGACTATTCGATCACCTCAAGATACGATCACCTACGAATACGACCATCTCGCAGGTCTCGTGACAAAAATTTCCAGCCAGAAAAATGGCATCGAAAGCCTTGAGTACGACTACGTCGGCGCTGCTCTTGGTGAAACCGGCAAGGGTGGTTTCATGAAGCCCTCGCGTATTGCGCGATATGGTTTTGGCCAGACCCCCAATGCGGGCATTGGCACTACATTCGAGTACGACGATTGGGGCCGTATCAAAGAAAAGAGAGATTACATTGGCCCCGATAATATCGGTGGCTTTACGGAACAGACGACTTTTGCTTACGGCGAGACAGCAAGCACATACGGCGCAAATCGGCTGACTTCTGTTAGCCACTTAACCCGTACCAATGGTTCATTCTGGCAAGATAAACCCAGCTTAGTTGAAGGCAGCAATACTATCAAGAAGCGATTTCACTACGATGCGCTTGGTAACACGGTGGGCACAGTTGTGGATATTTTTGACAATATCAGCAATCTTTCAAACGCCTTGCCTTACCATGCCATAACCACCACCGATTTTGATGAGCTCGGCCGCAAGAAATCTGTCACGTATCCTGATATGGCAGTGAGCGAGTTTCAGTACGCTGGCGCAACGAGCTTGGTCACTGCCATCAACCATGAAGGTATCGCAATTGCCCATTACAGCGACTACAACCCTGCTGGAAAGTTTACACGCAGCCAGCTGGCAAACGGCGTAAAACACGAATACGCATTTGATGCACAAACACAGATGCTCTCGCACCTCAAAGTTTTCTCCGCCGGTAACCAGATTCTCGCTGACCTCGGTTATCTTTTCGATGGGCATGGTAATCTGACTCAAATCACAGACAGCGTCATGCCTGAAGCGAGCTATACTTACGCTTATGATATACATAATCGGCTGAAGACGGCCGCACGTGGCGACGGCGAGCATTTCAGCTATGCATTCGACAATTTAGGCAACCTGACACAGAAAGAATACACGCGAAATGTGTATGCCCCTAACACTACACACCTGGTGCGCAGCGACATCGCGTCGCCGACCGCCGAAGCGATGACCATCACGGCGACGCATGATGATCAAGGCAACCTAATTCGAAAAACCTCGAATGCTCTATCGCAGAACTTTATTTATAACGGCCACAATATGCTCGCTTACGCCGAAGAAACAGCAGGCAAATTTGCAGGCCAGGCGGTTCAGTTCTTGTACGATGAAACCGGGCAGCGTTACAAGAAAATACTTTTACCGCGCTGCACAGGCGGGCCTGAGAACTTTCAATGCCCAAGAACTGCGGATAATCCCCGAGTTGAGACATACTATTTTGGCGGTATTGAAGTGCGGCAGCTTGCTAAGTACGACGCTCAAGGCAATCAGCCAGAGTGGACGACCCAGAAGCAGCGCTTCATTTTTGGGCCTTCTGGCGATCGCTTAGCCATGGTCGTCGACGAAGTAAAAGGCGGCATGCTCGCCATGACCAGCGACGCGCGTTTTTACGTTGCTCAGGCGAACCTGGCAAATATGAACACGATGTCAGGCCTCGCACAGTTTACAGGCTACCTCGCAGTGGCCTACACCCTCGAAGCCAAAACCTTTATTCTCGCAAACAAACGGTTATTGATGCTAGTTGCACTTGCAATCTGTCTGGCCGTATTTTTCATTTTGATGCTGCACTACGAGCGCGACGCCTTTGGCGCCGCCCGCCGCACTCTCGCGCTGGCTTTCGCGAGCGCGTTCTTGACGGCTAACTGCGCGCGCACGAACCCAGCCTTGCAAGCACCTGGTTATGCGAGTCTCGACGAGGGCGCGGTCATGTCAGAGCTTCTTGCAGGCGTGCCGCCGGGCATGCATTTTTACCACCAGAACCACTTGCAATCCGCCGTGCTCATTACCGACTCGCGCGGTGACGAAGAGATGCGCATTCATTATTTGCCGTTCGGTGAGATCGACCAAAATCTGACCGGCAAATTGAATCTTGAGACAGGCGAGCTTGAAAAATCGACCGCGCAGGTGGCGATGGGCAGCGTCGCCGCCCGCTACACTGATCAGACTCTTGACTACGAAGTCGGCCTCATGTACTACAACGCCCGTTATTACGACCCGCAGCTCGGCGTCTTCACCAGCGCCGACAGCGTAATACCCGATGGCGGCGACCCGATGGCATACAACCGCCACGCGTACGTGCGCGGCAACCCGATCATGTACAACGACCCCACCGGCCATTGGTGGTTTGTACCGTTTCTCATCGGCGCGATCATAGGGGGTATTGCCGCGGGTACTGGTGGCAATTTCGCCGGTTGGGTCAATAGAACAGTGGAGTTCAATTGGGGCGCGGCCGTCAAAGGTGCACTCGCAGGCGGCCTCGCTGCTGTCACAGGTGCGTGGGTCACGACGGCGGTCGCAGCCGCCGCACCCCTCGCTGCGCAAGGCACGTACGCACTCGCGGTGACGCAGGGCATGACAGCTGGCTATGCAGCTGGTTTCGTTGGCGGCGCGGCAAATGCGTGGCTTAACGAGGCCAGCTTTTGGGACGGCATCGCGCAGGGTATGGTGGGCGGTTCGATAGGGCTTTTCAGCGGCCTGGTGCTTGCAAGCGTGGCGTATGGTTGGGATGCTATGCGCGCGAAAGACTACGCCGCTAACTTAACAGAATTGGATGAACTTCAAGCTCAAATGAACCTGCGCGAGGGCTACGAGTTGTGTGCAAGCGAGCGCGCGGGCTGCGGTATGGTGAGTTTAGATGATGTCGAATGGGCACCCATCTATGAAAATTCAAATGGCCCAACCAAGCTTCCATTCAAGAAGTCACAGATTACCTTCAAGTATGCCGATCCGGACTATCCATCTCATCGCGGGATAGATTATGGTAAGCCAACGGGCGTGCCAGTGCCGTCAACGACTGATGGGCAAGGTTTCATAGGCGTGTCTGAACGATATGGTTTACATCTGCGCGTTGTACATGCCCGTGGTGAATCAATGTATGCACACCTGTCTCAGGTTAATGTTCAACACGGGGCCCGGGTTTCCATGAATCAAGTTATTGGCAGAACGGGTAATACAGGCTGGGATTTCGTCAGTAATGTACGTGTTGGCAGACACTTGCATTATGGTGTACGAATAAGGGGCGTTTTAGTTAATCCTGCGCCATGA
- a CDS encoding ACP S-malonyltransferase, translating into MAKLLEAANAGQAKFFLQFGGQGAPYLKEMQKLYTEASMKPYFEIVISAIEAAAKMVEGTVAHPEKVDFRKWLTEPDSAPADDAMSIAGISLGLIEATQFAHYEYLHQQGFDRKEMLKHTVAASGHSQGLIAASFTALGLEGQAYNDALYKYIQYLFLMGVRAQEVFPHIYATADENAKSEALGAKGPAPMVAVLGESHATVESWVKEFNGAAKKIFVSLYNTPNNRILSGARADLIAFHERYKAEFEAKQIKFVYLRSTCPFHCELMTPILEKFKPDLAKIGFDYKGADLKFPVYSFWDGANLQNEPELGLRMTDDLMVKTLFWEKSMLPVKNDKSITAILDFGPGKTSQRLSMDTLAGLGHEVPVYAIAFAKDLKTVLE; encoded by the coding sequence ATGGCAAAACTACTCGAAGCCGCGAACGCGGGTCAGGCAAAGTTCTTTCTTCAGTTTGGTGGGCAGGGCGCCCCTTACCTCAAAGAAATGCAGAAGCTTTATACCGAAGCTTCCATGAAACCCTACTTCGAAATCGTCATCTCGGCGATCGAAGCTGCGGCGAAGATGGTCGAAGGTACCGTTGCGCATCCCGAGAAAGTCGACTTTCGTAAATGGCTCACCGAGCCCGACTCTGCACCCGCCGACGATGCGATGTCGATCGCCGGCATCTCTCTCGGCCTCATCGAAGCAACGCAGTTCGCGCACTATGAATATCTGCACCAGCAGGGTTTTGACCGCAAAGAAATGCTAAAACACACAGTTGCCGCCAGCGGTCACAGCCAGGGCCTCATCGCTGCAAGTTTCACTGCGCTCGGCCTCGAAGGCCAGGCTTACAACGATGCGCTGTACAAATATATTCAATACCTCTTTCTAATGGGTGTGCGCGCACAAGAGGTTTTTCCGCATATTTATGCAACGGCTGACGAGAATGCGAAGAGCGAAGCTCTGGGCGCGAAAGGCCCCGCGCCGATGGTCGCGGTTCTCGGCGAATCGCACGCGACAGTCGAAAGCTGGGTGAAAGAGTTTAACGGCGCGGCGAAGAAGATTTTCGTCAGTCTCTATAACACTCCCAACAACCGCATTCTTTCCGGCGCACGCGCCGACCTCATTGCATTTCATGAACGCTACAAGGCGGAGTTCGAAGCGAAGCAGATTAAGTTCGTCTATCTGCGGTCAACCTGCCCTTTCCACTGCGAGCTGATGACGCCCATTCTCGAAAAGTTCAAGCCCGACCTCGCAAAAATCGGTTTTGACTACAAAGGTGCGGATCTCAAGTTTCCTGTTTACTCTTTCTGGGACGGAGCCAACCTGCAGAACGAACCTGAGCTCGGCCTGCGCATGACTGACGACCTCATGGTCAAAACCCTCTTCTGGGAAAAATCGATGCTGCCAGTCAAAAACGACAAATCGATCACCGCAATTCTCGACTTTGGCCCTGGCAAAACCAGCCAGCGCCTGAGTATGGATACCCTCGCAGGGCTTGGCCACGAAGTGCCCGTCTATGCCATCGCTTTTGCGAAAGATTTGAAAACAGTTTTAGAATAG